Proteins from a single region of Shinella zoogloeoides:
- a CDS encoding SIMPL domain-containing protein has protein sequence MFHGSLSRRTGLVALTLALAAAAAPLAAQAQETARPRESTVIVTGEGTAEMAPDMALVDLGVVKDAKTAREALDANNKAMADILAAMKDAGIEARDLQTSGFAINPQYQFPQSSTGENPPPILLGFQVTNTVTLRVRDLSKLGEILDKAVTLGANHGGGIRFVNDKPDAAVSTARARAVENAIAKAKELTAAAGVGLGRVLEISETSFRAEPMPMMRAMAKDFAAGGAVPVATGENSYSVVVNVTFALGK, from the coding sequence ATGTTCCATGGAAGCTTGAGCCGCCGCACCGGCCTCGTCGCCCTCACCCTGGCCCTTGCAGCCGCCGCCGCACCGCTGGCCGCCCAGGCGCAGGAGACCGCAAGGCCGCGCGAATCGACCGTCATCGTCACCGGAGAGGGCACGGCCGAGATGGCGCCGGACATGGCGCTGGTCGACCTCGGCGTCGTCAAGGACGCCAAGACGGCCCGCGAGGCGCTGGACGCCAACAACAAGGCCATGGCCGACATTCTCGCAGCCATGAAGGACGCCGGCATCGAAGCCCGCGACCTGCAGACCTCCGGCTTCGCGATCAACCCGCAATATCAGTTTCCGCAGAGTTCGACGGGCGAGAACCCGCCGCCGATCCTCCTCGGCTTCCAGGTCACCAACACGGTCACGCTACGCGTGCGCGACCTTTCCAAGCTCGGCGAGATCCTCGACAAGGCCGTGACGCTCGGCGCCAACCATGGCGGCGGCATCCGCTTCGTCAACGACAAGCCGGACGCCGCTGTCAGCACCGCCCGCGCGCGCGCCGTGGAGAACGCCATCGCCAAGGCCAAGGAACTGACAGCCGCCGCCGGCGTCGGCCTCGGCCGTGTGCTGGAAATCTCCGAGACGAGCTTCCGCGCCGAACCGATGCCGATGATGCGCGCCATGGCCAAGGACTTCGCCGCCGGCGGCGCGGTTCCGGTCGCCACCGGCGAGAACAGCTATTCCGTCGTGGTCAACGTGACCTTCGCGCTCGGCAAATAA